aTTTTTTGCCGGACAGAAACCTCGAACTTTTGACTTTtcctgtctgcatgcgcgcacgCCGGAAGTCCCTGGACGAGCTCGCCTCCGCTCTACGCGGACTAGTTCATCCGCGGAAACGGAGAGTCCTCACAAAATCAGACTGATTTTTCCTCCGGATtcgcgccttccttctctccgtctcgtctttGCTTCACAGACGGAGGGAGAGCCACCGGCGGCGCACAGTGACAGCTTCAGTCAACGAAGATCCTttaaaagagaaagaggaagacgcaacGTTTGTCTctagaggaaggaaagagctGCACAACCTGGTGGACTCGCAACGGCGTCTTTGCGATTGCACTCACGCTGTGTGTGATGTGagtggagggagagaagacacgcgaGACGCTGCCCGGTTTCAGCGTCGAAAAAGGAGGAGTTTTTCCGGTGTTTTCACCTGCAAAGAGGCTtcaagagaaaggaaagtaTGTCGTCGACCTTCGCTCCGAGCGAGGATATCCAAACAAGGAGGCAAGAATTACAACAGAAAACCGACAGAGACGGATTTCCACTCCTGCAGACAGTCCCGGCGGCCATACAGAGGGAGGACGGAGAGCCGTCGGTGTGCACATGCAGTCTCCTGTTTGTGAGGAAAACCTTCTTTTACAGAAGACGTCTTGGTCCGCTCAAAACGCCTGTGTGTGAGGTGAGTTTGTTTTTTCGTGAGAAAAGCTGTTTCTGACTCTCCGTCCTCCTCCTAGTCCTTCGAAGGCGCCTCGCACACCGCATCGCCTTCCTCGGTcgcctcgtgtctcctcgttggAGAGCACTGGAGACaagcgtcttctctccccctttcATTCGCGGCATTTCGCCAGTGTCTCTTTTCGgagctttttctctcgcctttcctcctttcttctggaagaggcagagcaAAACGTCCTGCAGCTGGTTCGGCCTCGAGAGCGACCGGTCGATTCTCAGGCCTCGTCCTGCGCGGCTCTGGACTGTCGCGTCCGTTGTCTGCCTCGGaagtccttctctccctgtcgctCCTCGAGTCGACTTGCTCTCTTCTAGAAGAAGACAGGCCGCCTCGAGtgcgtctcgcttcctctcctctctttctcctctctgtctctgaagaTGTTTTCAAGTTTTTCGCGGGGCGGCGCGTCCGCCTCGGGAGACGCTTCAGATTTGTCTCCTGATGTGAACGAAGTCGACTTAGACGAAGTGCTCTGTGCAGTGGAATTTGGAAAACCTGAGAGCGGGAGAAATGTCGGAGCAGGAGTGAGTGTCGTTGGAGTCTGCCTCTTCGACCGGCGCGCGTTCAAGATCCAGTTCTGCGAATTCTCCACCACAAACGACCTCGCGGTTCTCGAGGGCCTGCTGCTGCAGGTGAGCAGACAGACAACGAATGATTGACTGTCCGTACACGCTGCTGCAGTCCGAGACAGCGCCGGAGAGCCGTGGCGACTTCCAGCAGATTCAGCGGATGCAGCGAATCCGACCATTCTGGAAAAGAAACGTCAACAGGATGCAGAGAAGGTTCGAGCGTCAAAGAGGCGCTCACGACCCTCTCCACCGACTCCCacagctgtacatacacctcagGGATGAGTGAGAGACGGCGACAGCTTGTCTTCGCTGCGCAACTCTCATAGTCTCCACACCTATCTAAAAGAGATAAACGCTATgcttatgcatatatatatatatatatatatatctagatgtatgtatatatatatatctagatgtatgtatgtatatatatatatatatctagatgtatatatatatatatatatatatatatatgttatgGACTGAGCAGTTTGTGTACGTACAGTAGACGTGCTGCTGCAGACGGGCGTTCTGGACATGCAGGCTTGTGAATATCcacgtttgtgtctcttgcATTTTGATTGTTAGGTCCGACCGTCCTGTGTGGTTTCGACTGAGGCAGGAGGCGCTGGCGGGACAGGCGAAggatggaggaagaagctggcTGACCTTGCCGCTGCCTGCGAATGCGAGTTTGTTCCTGTGAAAAAGAACTCTGCAGACAGTATGTCAGACGTTAATGGACTTCACCGTTTTTTGGgggtctctctgccttcatGAGTCTCTTCGCTCCGTCGCGGAAGTTCCGCCTGCTCGGATTCGCTGTCGCTTCAGCCATATTCTGCcgcttgtctctcccttGATGCCTTCCTGCTCCTGGGTGTTGCCGGCGTTCTtgccgtttcctcttttcttcatcctgccttgtctctctgtgtcctcttCATCCTCCTCCTCCGGGTCTCTCCGCGCTTCCTCTTTAGATTGCCTTTTGCGTCATCCTCATTCGTCTTTTCCAGGAAACTCCAGTCGATCTGTGTTGTTGGTgcctgtccttctctccgtctttccttctcgttcgcgcttcctttttttctccagctccatccctctgtcgtttcctctctccttgccttgccctgttctctccccttctttccctcGCAGCTGCGAGCTTGCATCAGGATTTAGCGACTTTGCTCGTTGCAGAGGATTCAATCAAAAACCACATTTCCAGGGAGCTTCAACTGAAGACGGCGGCCGCTGCGTGTGCCGCCCTCCTCTCACAGGCACGAGTAAACAAAAAGTCCTTTgatctcttcctctctcttcttcctcgtcaaTCCTTTGTCGACACTAATACAGTCCTATATACGTGGAAACTTCTTTTGTTCACCTCCACATCTTCACCTGTATGTCTATTTACATCTCTCTCGACGTCTTTGTCTATCTATCgattaatatatatatatatatatgtatatatatgtatatatatacacatatatatgtatgcatatgtataaGTCTAGGGATTCGAGTACATCGAGAATGCGTTTTTCATGCAGGGCGATCAAAAAGTCTATTTATCTTTACTGAATTGTTGCGGTCGatagacgaagagagacacatgcatatgtacgCACGAGACGGGAAGCAGGACATGTGGGCAGGCATTTCAGTATTTCGCGTAGAAAGtgcatttctctgttgctcCCTCGCGTCGCAGTTTTCCCTGCGACCTGCCGGGtgtctttcgtctccatCTGAAACAGATTCGTCCCCATCTTTGTTCGTCCAGAGTTGCAGCCTCCGATCTCTCTTTCCGCCTTGGACGTTGACCCGCATGCGCGCAAGTCACGTAAACGGAAGTCCGCTGCCCTGAGCATATGGTTCTCTACGTCCATCTGACTGCGTCTCGAATGTGAGCGCCTGGCCTGTGCTGATCTTCACTTTGaggtttctctgtttttttcagcttctcAGCGACGACATGTACATCCGCCAGTGCACTTTGGAAACGTATCCTCTCGGCAACTATCTTCGCATCGACAATGCGGCCGCAGCTGCGTTGTATCTTTTTCCTTCCAGTCTTCAACAATCTCAGCAGCaggcgcttctgcctctctcggcgAAAAGCTCAGGCGCCTCACGAGGtgcgcgtgcatgcgacgGTTAAATTAAATATTTCTTATAAAATCCGACAAAACCTCTTGAGAGTGATCGCGTCTCGAAGAGCCTCGCAGTGGCGAGCGCGTCTCACGTtcaagaggaaaacaaacggagagacaagacgcaGAAAATGTTTCAATGCAAAATGTTGTGCTCAGAAACCAGTCTTCATGCTCTTACCTCGGTAGCGGCTTGACCGGGTGCACGAATAAAAATgggcgcttcttcgtcgcgggATCCACATGCATAAAACAAAgtcttctgcatgcggaaTCTTTAAAGTCTCAGAAGAGAATGGCGTACCGATCTAAACACCCACACATCGATTTtcacatatttatatatatatatatatatatatatgcatacatatatatatttgcgtcttcttctacCTCCGTGTTTGATATCTGTTTTCACTGTGATTGTTGCGTtttttcagcttcttctctcgcttgcgCGCTGTCGGCTGGAGGAGGAATTTCCAGTGTGTATGCCTTGATGAGCAGATGGTGCTCGACGCAGCTAGGCGCGCGACGGCTCTTCACTTGCATGAGTCAGCCTCTTGTGGACAAAAAGAAAATTGAGGAACGTTACGACATCGTCGAACTCTTCCAAACGgtgaggagaaggaaagagaaaagaaaaagcgcgaagcaggggaggaggagactggcagaagaagagaaaaagaggcgagCAAGCGATATATGTAATtggaaaggaaaaggacgAGGCACAGAGGCAACgaacggcagagagagaaggcgattGAACAAGAACGCAGCTGGATGGATCGAATACGAAGTagggaggaagacagagatgcagaaggacagaagaagatcgaggaaaggcgaagatgACATCGACAAGAGTGCACttgcttctcccttttctccggtGGACATTTTCAtgttgttcttctctgaacAGGGAACCTGTTgatttcctgtttcttctgatACGACGCACCTTGCCGGAAGTGCCAGGCttctgttttgtctctccgGTTTTTTGTGATTTTCaagtttttttctttttttaaAAACATTTTTCCAGGATGAAGCGTTTCGTCGCCAAGTCTTCTGCAGCCACTTCAAGCATGTCTTCGATTTGGATCGTCTCGCTGGGCGCTTCCACCGTCTGGCCTCCGCAGCGAAAGAcctcgacgcagacgcagctccccggggaaagaagggaggCATTTTTTCTCGAGTCAAACTGACTCTGGAAGACTTGGTGAAGCTCTACGACTGCGCCGTCGAGTGCACATCCCTCGAGGTAACAGTCCTTCCAATTTCAAAACGAGCTCTCTGCCGAGGGTCGGGTGACTCACGCGTCTCGGATTGCCGTTTTTGCCCAGTACGAACTGGAAGGATGGCCGCGGACTCCCTtgtcttcttgttttctttctttcctccagTTTGCGCGTTAAGGGATGCCCAGTCGATGCCTGCGTCAACGTAAACACCAGGCGGGCGCCGCggcctctccctctgcatCTTTGTGCATCCCCCGCGTCTCCGCGTTccactctttctcttcatcttcaagtacctatatatacatacatatacacatatataagtatatatatatatatacatgtacatagATATGagtatatatgcatatacatgtagtGATTTGTCTGTTGACGGATTGGGCGTCTGtgcctcttttctgcctGTCGACCGTTCGACATTTTTTGCCTCAGTTGGGTTCGACTTTTTGTTTTTGTGTtcgctgttccttctctcatcCCCCCTTTGTAGACGACGCTGCGAGGGTACGCGGGCATCCATCGCGAgtctctggagaaggcgTTCACGGAGCCTCTCAGTGAAGCTGTCAAGAGTTTCTCTACGTTCATCAATCTCGTGGAATTCACGATCGACAtggaagaggcgaagcacGGCTCCTTCGTCATCAGCAGAAGGTTCGACAGCGAGCTTGCGTCCCTCCTggacaagaaggaggagTTGCGAAGCCGAATGAACAGGGAGCGACAGAAAGCCGAAGACGACATCCCCTTTGCCAGTCGGAAACGTGATACAGAAATCGTGAAATTGATCGAAGACAATACAATGGGCTTCGTCCTGCGCGTCACCAAGAAAGATCAATCCGCCGTCCTCGtaagagaaaacgaaaaaaattGGTGCAAAAGAGTTCGCGCCTGCAGGAAAACGCTGCCGATGCAACCACGCAACCGCAAACGGTGGGTGGAAACCACCCATCTCGAGATGACAGCAGGCGCTTCCTCAGTCTCCAAgttttgtgtgtgtatccACCGAATGACTCTATTAACCTACGACATGTATGCCTATATGTTTATCAAAGTccggaggagacgctgccGTTTTCATATGCAGTCATCTCACGTCTCTGCCGGCATGTGCATCGGTGTGAGTCCACCCCTCTAACTACACACAGccatgtacatatatatatatatatatatatatatataatatctatatctatatatatatataatatatatatatataatatatatatatataatatctatatatatatatatatatataatatatatatatattcatgtgtATTTATGTGATATGATTGCCGGTCCTTCGTGGCTAttgtttcttgtcttttgtttttctttagAGCTCGCGTGGGCGTTACCACCAAGTGCGTTTGAACAAGAGCGAGTTGATTTTCACGACGTCGGAGCTGCGAGGCCTTTGTCGAGAGTTCAAGGATGTAGCGGAGGCGTACGCGGCCATGCAGAACTCGCTGGTGGAGAAGGCGCTGCTCGTTGCTGCTTCGTACTGGCCGGCCGTTGAGAAGCTCGCAGAACTTCTGGGGATGCTCGACGTCTTGGGAGCCTTTGCTGCAGCTGCGAACGCGGCGCCCATGCCCTACGTCCGGCCTCAGATTGTTGAGGGTGACGCAGGCGGTAGGCGACCTGGAGAGAGTGGACCGGACGACGAGAAGACTCGGTGCAGACGCCAGAAGCCGCAGTCCACACCGGAGTCGTTGGgggggagacgagaagctgAGGCCTgtgggagagagggaaggctctaagagacacagaagacgaaaccgacagccgaggaagagaaacagaagacaggagaacagtagaggagacacacatcttcgacgagggagaaggccgCGAACAGGGCCGCCGAGACAAGACTCTCAAAAATCCTTTTAGGCAGTTGAAAGCAGATGGGAGACACACGAACGGccaaggaggaagagaaatccAGAGCATTTTTTCTCCTGCTCGAAAACGCATTTCTCTCGTGAGGCGTGGAGGCGTCTTTTCTAGAGAGGCTGTCGGTTTCCAGTGTCTCAAACCGGTTCTCGTCGGCTTCACTGTTCACCacgtttttcctgtttttccccgcgcatgcaggtctGGTGCTCAAAGCGTCTCGGCATCCGCTACTCGAAATCCAGCCGGGAACGTCTTCCTTCATCGCCAACGACGTCCACTTAGATCGCGAACGACGCCTCGCAATCATCACAGGGCCGAACATGGGGGGGAAATCGACTTATATTCGGCAAGTGGCGCTCACCGTCCTTCTTGCGCAAATCGGATCTTTCGTTCCCTGCGCCAGCTGTCAACTCCCCATCTTCACGTAGGTGtccaatatatatatatatatatttgtatatgtatatatatatatatatatatgcatttgtgtatgtgtgtatgtgtgtatatgtatatgtatgttgTGAAACTGCGCATATTCCGAGAGTCACATGCACTTGCATGTCTACCTGTGTCTGTGCGTGTAGAAATTTGTAGGGGCATCAGCATCCGTACCTGGGCCTCCAAAGAATgcatatgcacatgtatatatatatatatatatatacatgtactTTTCTGCGTTACCCTTTTGTTTGGCCATGCGTATTTGTGCAGAGCGTCTG
This genomic interval from Toxoplasma gondii ME49 chromosome VIIb, whole genome shotgun sequence contains the following:
- a CDS encoding MutS domain V domain-containing protein (encoded by transcript TGME49_261000) is translated as MFSSFSRGGASASGDASDLSPDVNEVDLDEVLCAVEFGKPESGRNVGAGVSVVGVCLFDRRAFKIQFCEFSTTNDLAVLEGLLLQVRPSCVVSTEAGGAGGTGEGWRKKLADLAAACECEFVPVKKNSADTASLHQDLATLLVAEDSIKNHISRELQLKTAAAACAALLSQARLLSDDMYIRQCTLETYPLGNYLRIDNAAAAALYLFPSSLQQSQQQALLPLSAKSSGASRASSLACALSAGGGISSVYALMSRWCSTQLGARRLFTCMSQPLVDKKKIEERYDIVELFQTDEAFRRQVFCSHFKHVFDLDRLAGRFHRLASAAKDLDADAAPRGKKGGIFSRVKLTLEDLVKLYDCAVECTSLETTLRGYAGIHRESLEKAFTEPLSEAVKSFSTFINLVEFTIDMEEAKHGSFVISRRFDSELASLLDKKEELRSRMNRERQKAEDDIPFASRKRDTEIVKLIEDNTMGFVLRVTKKDQSAVLSSRGRYHQVRLNKSELIFTTSELRGLCREFKDVAEAYAAMQNSLVEKALLVAASYWPAVEKLAELLGMLDVLGAFAAAANAAPMPYVRPQIVEGDAGGLVLKASRHPLLEIQPGTSSFIANDVHLDRERRLAIITGPNMGGKSTYIRQVALTVLLAQIGSFVPCASCQLPIFTQVICRVGASDIQLRGVSTFLAEMVEAAAILRNANTQSLVVIDELGRGTSTYEGFGLAWAIAKHLAAEAKCLSLFATHFHEMGQLCEEVPGVSNLHVSAAVNRETQQLAFLYRLQSGCVDQSFGVHVAGFAGLPATVVERARQKSAELEAVERGEQERRESGHRGARKRSRSLERDGGGAAPQREGEPREERAEERGEGEGGERQQAREEWRERRRAFGKLTRCLKELFEEGEAGDFVRRVTNAREKIRQLKDAAAPPTWKEVQDGGRGPGPSVPVAA